A window from Chryseobacterium phocaeense encodes these proteins:
- the nusG gene encoding transcription termination/antitermination protein NusG — protein MSELKWYVLKAISGQENKVKNYIETEIKRLGFEQYVTQVVIPMEKVIQIRNGKKVPKEKPYYPGYLMIEADLMGEIPHVIKNIPGVISFLSLTKGGDPVPMRKSEVNRMLGRMDELSEFASDVEIPYIVGENVKVIDGPFNGFNGTVEKILEDKKKIEVSVLIFGRKTPMELSYMQVEKV, from the coding sequence ATGAGCGAATTGAAATGGTATGTGCTGAAAGCAATCAGCGGACAGGAAAATAAAGTGAAAAACTATATTGAGACGGAAATCAAACGTTTAGGGTTTGAACAGTACGTTACTCAAGTGGTTATTCCTATGGAAAAGGTTATTCAGATCAGAAATGGAAAAAAAGTTCCTAAAGAGAAGCCTTACTATCCTGGATACTTAATGATCGAAGCTGATCTGATGGGAGAAATTCCTCACGTTATTAAAAACATTCCGGGGGTAATATCCTTCTTAAGTTTAACCAAAGGAGGAGATCCTGTTCCGATGAGAAAATCTGAAGTAAACAGAATGCTGGGAAGAATGGATGAACTTTCAGAATTTGCCAGTGATGTTGAAATCCCATATATTGTAGGTGAAAACGTTAAAGTAATAGACGGACCTTTCAATGGATTCAACGGAACTGTAGAAAAGATTCTTGAAGACAAAAAGAAAATTGAAGTTTCTGTATTGATCTTCGGTAGAAAAACTCCAATGGAGCTTAGCTATATGCAAGTGGAAAAAGTATAA
- the rplK gene encoding 50S ribosomal protein L11: MAKKVFKMVKLQVKGGAANPSPPVGPALGSAGVNIMEFCKQFNGRTQDKPGQVLPVVITVYEDKSFEFVIKTPPAAIQLMDAAKIKGGSGEPNRNKVGSVSWDQVKKIAEDKMTDLNCFTVDSAVSMVAGTARSMGLRVTGTKPTFNA, encoded by the coding sequence ATGGCTAAGAAAGTCTTTAAAATGGTAAAGCTTCAGGTGAAAGGTGGCGCAGCTAACCCTTCTCCACCAGTAGGTCCGGCATTAGGTTCTGCAGGTGTGAACATCATGGAGTTTTGTAAGCAATTTAACGGGAGAACCCAAGATAAGCCAGGGCAAGTTTTACCTGTAGTAATTACAGTATACGAAGACAAATCTTTTGAATTCGTAATTAAAACTCCACCTGCAGCAATCCAGTTAATGGATGCGGCTAAAATCAAAGGAGGTTCCGGAGAACCAAACAGAAACAAAGTAGGTTCTGTATCTTGGGATCAGGTGAAGAAAATCGCTGAGGATAAAATGACTGACCTTAACTGCTTTACAGTAGATTCTGCAGTTTCTATGGTTGCAGGTACTGCTAGATCTATGGGATTAAGAGTAACAGGAACTAAACCAACTTTTAACGCTTAA
- the tuf gene encoding elongation factor Tu → MAKETFNRNKPHLNIGTIGHVDHGKTTLTAAISAVLASKGLAEKKDFSAIDSAPEEKERGITINTAHIEYETEKRHYAHVDCPGHADYVKNMVTGAAQMDGAIVVCAATDGPMPQTREHILLCRQVNVPRIVVFMNKVDMVDDAELLELVEMELRDLLSTYEFDGDNSPVIQGSALGALTAATEGNSDDKWFKTVEQLMDAVDEWIEEPTRDTDKPFLMPIEDVFSITGRGTVATGRIEAGIINTGDPVDIVGMGDEKLTSTITGVEMFRKILDRGEAGDNVGLLLRGIEKTDIKRGMVIAKKDSVKPHKKFKASVYILSKEEGGRHTPFHNKYRPQFYVRTTDVTGEIFLPEGVEMVMPGDNLEITVELLQPIALNEGLRFAIREGGRTVGSGQVTEILD, encoded by the coding sequence ATGGCAAAGGAAACGTTTAATCGTAACAAACCACACTTGAACATTGGTACTATTGGTCACGTTGACCATGGTAAAACTACTCTTACAGCTGCTATTTCTGCTGTATTAGCTAGCAAAGGTCTTGCTGAGAAAAAAGACTTCTCTGCGATTGACTCTGCTCCAGAAGAAAAAGAAAGAGGGATCACTATCAATACTGCTCACATCGAGTACGAAACTGAAAAAAGACACTATGCTCACGTTGACTGTCCAGGTCACGCCGACTATGTTAAGAACATGGTAACTGGTGCTGCTCAGATGGATGGAGCTATCGTAGTATGTGCTGCAACTGATGGTCCAATGCCTCAGACTAGAGAACATATCCTACTTTGCCGTCAGGTAAACGTACCTAGAATCGTTGTTTTCATGAACAAAGTTGACATGGTAGACGATGCTGAGCTTTTAGAGCTTGTTGAAATGGAACTTAGAGATCTATTATCTACTTACGAGTTTGACGGAGATAACTCTCCAGTAATCCAAGGTTCTGCTCTTGGTGCTCTTACTGCTGCTACAGAAGGTAATTCTGATGACAAGTGGTTCAAAACTGTTGAGCAATTGATGGATGCTGTTGACGAGTGGATCGAAGAGCCAACAAGAGATACAGATAAGCCATTCTTGATGCCAATTGAAGACGTATTCTCTATTACAGGTAGAGGTACTGTAGCAACTGGTAGAATCGAAGCTGGTATTATCAACACTGGTGACCCAGTTGATATCGTAGGTATGGGTGATGAAAAATTAACTTCTACAATTACAGGGGTTGAGATGTTCAGAAAAATCCTAGACAGAGGTGAAGCTGGTGATAACGTAGGTCTATTGTTGAGAGGTATTGAAAAAACTGACATCAAGAGAGGTATGGTTATCGCTAAGAAAGATTCTGTGAAGCCACACAAAAAATTCAAAGCATCTGTTTATATCCTTTCTAAGGAAGAAGGTGGACGTCACACTCCATTCCACAACAAGTACCGTCCTCAGTTCTACGTAAGAACTACTGACGTTACAGGTGAGATCTTCTTACCAGAAGGTGTAGAAATGGTAATGCCTGGTGATAACTTAGAGATCACTGTAGAATTGTTACAGCCAATCGCTCTTAACGAGGGTCTTAGATTCGCGATCAGAGAAGGAGGTAGAACAGTTGGATCTGGTCAGGTTACTGAAATTCTAGACTAA
- the secE gene encoding preprotein translocase subunit SecE, whose product MSSFVDFLKGSYNEFRHKVEWPKWSDLQSSTIVVTIATVILALFTFGVDELFSKAISNIIGMLINVFN is encoded by the coding sequence ATGAGTTCATTTGTCGATTTTTTAAAAGGTTCTTATAACGAATTCAGACATAAAGTTGAATGGCCAAAGTGGTCTGATCTTCAGTCCTCTACTATTGTAGTAACTATTGCTACAGTGATTTTGGCATTATTTACCTTTGGAGTTGATGAATTGTTTTCAAAAGCAATCAGCAACATAATAGGAATGCTAATTAACGTGTTCAACTAA
- the rplL gene encoding 50S ribosomal protein L7/L12: protein MSDLKNLAETLVNLTVKDVNELAAILKDEYGIEPAAAAVVVAAGGAGEAAEEKTEFDVILKSAGASKLAIVKLVKDLTGAGLKEAKDIVDGAPAPIKQGVSKDEAEALKKQLEEAGAEVELK, encoded by the coding sequence ATGTCAGATTTAAAAAATTTAGCTGAAACGCTAGTAAACCTAACTGTAAAAGACGTAAACGAATTAGCTGCTATCCTTAAGGATGAGTACGGAATTGAGCCAGCTGCTGCTGCTGTAGTAGTTGCTGCAGGTGGTGCAGGTGAGGCTGCTGAAGAAAAGACTGAATTCGATGTAATTCTTAAGTCTGCAGGTGCTTCTAAATTGGCTATCGTTAAATTAGTAAAAGATTTAACTGGTGCTGGTCTTAAAGAAGCTAAAGATATCGTAGACGGTGCTCCTGCTCCAATCAAGCAAGGTGTATCTAAAGACGAAGCTGAAGCTCTTAAGAAGCAATTAGAAGAAGCTGGTGCTGAAGTAGAATTGAAATAA
- the rplA gene encoding 50S ribosomal protein L1: MAKLTKKQKEALSKVEKGRIYNLEEGSALVKEVNTTKFDASVDIAVRLGVDPRKANQMVRGVVSLPHGTGKDVKVLALVTPDKEAEAKEAGADYVGLDEYLQKIKEGWTDVDVIVTMPAVMGKLGPLGRVLGPRGLMPNPKSGTVTMEIGKAVTEVKAGKIDFKVDKYGIIHAGIGKVSFDAAKIKENAQELIQTLIKMKPTAAKGTYVKSIYLSSTMSPGIAIDTKSVN; this comes from the coding sequence ATGGCAAAATTAACTAAAAAGCAAAAGGAAGCTTTAAGCAAAGTAGAAAAAGGAAGAATCTATAACCTTGAAGAAGGTTCTGCTCTTGTAAAAGAAGTAAACACTACAAAATTTGATGCTTCTGTAGATATCGCTGTAAGACTTGGAGTAGATCCAAGAAAAGCAAACCAGATGGTAAGAGGGGTAGTATCTCTTCCTCACGGTACCGGTAAAGATGTTAAAGTTTTAGCATTGGTTACACCGGATAAAGAAGCTGAAGCGAAAGAAGCGGGAGCTGACTATGTAGGTCTTGACGAATATTTACAAAAAATAAAAGAAGGTTGGACAGACGTTGACGTTATCGTTACGATGCCGGCTGTTATGGGTAAATTAGGTCCATTAGGTAGAGTATTAGGTCCAAGAGGTCTTATGCCAAACCCTAAATCAGGAACTGTAACTATGGAAATTGGTAAAGCAGTAACTGAAGTGAAAGCAGGTAAAATTGATTTCAAAGTTGATAAATACGGTATTATCCACGCTGGTATTGGTAAAGTATCTTTCGATGCTGCTAAAATCAAGGAAAATGCTCAGGAATTGATCCAGACTTTGATCAAAATGAAGCCTACTGCTGCTAAAGGAACTTATGTGAAGAGCATCTATTTGTCTTCTACAATGAGCCCGGGTATTGCAATTGATACTAAATCTGTTAACTAA
- the rplJ gene encoding 50S ribosomal protein L10, whose protein sequence is MTKDQKVVAIQEIKDLLQDAKVVYVADLEGLNAGKSSDFRRQAFKQNIKVKVVKNTLLQKAMEQIEGVDYSEMFQSFKGNSAIMISETANAPAKLIKDFRKKDEKPALKSAFVQETFYIGDNNLEMLANIKSREEMIGEIIGLLQSPIQRVVSALQNKPETVEAKAEEAAAPAVEETPAAEAPEAPAAESTDETPAAE, encoded by the coding sequence ATGACAAAAGACCAAAAAGTTGTAGCAATACAAGAGATCAAAGATTTGCTTCAGGATGCAAAAGTAGTTTATGTAGCAGATCTGGAAGGTTTGAACGCTGGTAAATCTTCTGATTTCAGAAGACAGGCTTTCAAGCAAAATATCAAAGTGAAAGTAGTAAAAAATACACTTTTACAAAAAGCAATGGAGCAAATTGAAGGAGTAGATTACTCTGAGATGTTCCAGTCTTTCAAAGGAAATTCAGCTATTATGATTTCCGAGACTGCAAACGCTCCTGCAAAATTAATCAAAGACTTCAGAAAGAAGGATGAGAAGCCGGCATTAAAGTCTGCTTTCGTTCAGGAAACTTTCTATATTGGTGACAACAACCTGGAGATGTTAGCAAACATCAAGTCCAGAGAAGAAATGATCGGTGAAATCATCGGATTACTTCAGTCTCCGATTCAGAGAGTTGTTTCTGCTCTTCAAAACAAACCTGAAACAGTAGAAGCTAAAGCTGAAGAAGCTGCTGCACCTGCTGTGGAAGAAACTCCTGCTGCTGAAGCTCCGGAAGCTCCTGCTGCAGAAAGCACTGACGAAACGCCAGCTGCTGAATAA
- a CDS encoding BspA family leucine-rich repeat surface protein — protein sequence MNAKSLFLSLFFLLFSLIKAQNEFITIWKPSNTGPFPTTTTANQILFPGIGTDYEIYWEEIGYPTHHGTLSHVTSMLGAPLLIDFGTPSNPVANNATYTLKVSDGSGIFHRICFYPPTMTVRGDLYKITEVAQWGNIKWSSMENAFLHCEEMDVTATDIPYLNDVTNMSGLFSGCYKLVGNPSFNTWDVSHVTNMHQVFNLARKFNQPISSWDVSNVTDMSLMFCNAELFNQPIGVWNISNVTNMEWTFLYSRQFNQPLANWDTSNVTNMSYMFGGTEAFNQPLENWNVSNVTDMSGMFYFTGMFDQPLAGWNTSNVTDIKYMFSKTAKFNQPIGNWDTSAVTDMEGVFSESQAFDQPIGNWNTSNVTRMTAMFAAAKKFNQPINNWNTSQVNIMHSMFSQTLVFNQPIGNWNTSNVTNMFYMFADNPIFNQPIGNWDTSSVTDMRSAFKNATAFNQDLRNWNLYAVTQINSMLDSSALSCGNYNSTLQGWANNISTPNNLSLGASGLTYSTPQAVTARNSLINSKNWTITGDVYNTECNVLATSEANQKPVLNFYPNPVKNILYFSQELQEIEIYSMDGKLLKRNSKGNHIDVPDLLKGIYILKANDLSGNLLSKKFIKD from the coding sequence ATGAATGCCAAATCTTTATTCCTGAGTCTGTTTTTTTTACTATTCTCGCTTATAAAAGCACAGAATGAATTCATCACGATTTGGAAGCCAAGCAATACCGGTCCCTTTCCTACAACCACTACAGCAAATCAGATTCTCTTTCCGGGAATTGGAACAGATTATGAGATCTATTGGGAGGAAATAGGGTATCCTACTCATCATGGAACACTTAGCCATGTTACATCCATGCTGGGAGCTCCTCTTTTAATTGATTTCGGAACACCTTCCAATCCCGTCGCCAATAATGCTACTTATACGTTGAAAGTAAGTGACGGAAGCGGAATCTTTCACCGCATCTGTTTTTACCCACCAACAATGACTGTACGGGGAGATCTTTACAAAATCACGGAGGTTGCACAATGGGGGAATATTAAGTGGTCCAGTATGGAAAATGCTTTTCTTCACTGTGAGGAAATGGATGTCACCGCCACAGATATCCCCTATTTGAATGATGTTACCAATATGTCAGGGCTTTTTTCAGGATGCTATAAACTCGTGGGAAATCCTTCTTTCAATACATGGGATGTCTCTCACGTAACCAATATGCACCAGGTTTTCAACTTAGCCCGAAAATTCAACCAACCTATCAGCAGCTGGGATGTCTCCAATGTCACAGACATGTCATTGATGTTTTGTAACGCCGAACTGTTTAACCAGCCCATTGGAGTCTGGAATATTTCCAATGTGACCAATATGGAATGGACCTTTCTTTACAGCAGACAGTTTAACCAGCCTCTAGCTAACTGGGACACTTCGAACGTCACCAATATGAGCTATATGTTTGGCGGAACGGAAGCATTTAACCAGCCTCTCGAGAACTGGAATGTTTCCAATGTAACAGATATGTCAGGAATGTTTTATTTTACGGGAATGTTTGACCAGCCTCTGGCAGGCTGGAACACTTCGAATGTAACCGATATCAAATATATGTTTAGTAAAACTGCCAAATTTAATCAGCCCATTGGAAACTGGGATACTTCGGCGGTAACGGATATGGAGGGAGTTTTTAGCGAAAGCCAGGCTTTTGATCAACCCATCGGAAACTGGAATACTTCCAATGTCACCAGGATGACAGCCATGTTTGCGGCGGCTAAAAAGTTTAATCAGCCTATTAACAACTGGAACACTTCGCAGGTTAACATCATGCACTCTATGTTCTCGCAGACATTAGTTTTTAACCAGCCCATCGGAAACTGGAATACCTCCAATGTGACCAATATGTTTTATATGTTCGCCGACAATCCTATCTTTAACCAGCCGATTGGAAACTGGGATACTTCATCAGTAACAGATATGCGCTCTGCATTTAAAAATGCCACCGCTTTTAATCAGGATTTGCGGAACTGGAATTTATATGCAGTCACACAAATCAATTCCATGCTGGATTCTTCCGCTTTATCCTGTGGCAATTATAATTCTACCCTTCAGGGTTGGGCCAACAACATTTCTACCCCGAATAATCTATCCTTAGGAGCGTCAGGCCTTACGTATTCTACTCCACAAGCGGTAACTGCCAGAAATTCTTTGATCAACTCTAAAAACTGGACCATCACAGGTGATGTTTACAATACGGAATGTAATGTCCTGGCAACTTCCGAAGCCAATCAAAAGCCTGTTCTGAATTTTTACCCCAATCCTGTAAAAAACATTTTATACTTTTCACAGGAATTACAGGAGATTGAAATTTACTCTATGGACGGAAAACTTTTAAAAAGAAATTCAAAAGGAAACCATATTGATGTCCCGGATCTTCTGAAAGGAATATATATTTTAAAAGCCAATGATCTTTCAGGAAACCTGTTGTCCAAAAAATTCATTAAAGATTAA
- a CDS encoding T9SS type A sorting domain-containing protein → MTKKLFRKLTEVVLVLFSAVVMAQGYTPIRGMGVEAKPVNNSGICLACYNGSLNPVIDADLNNKVSMGNFASLVSGNGISVKNTNTTYPAGYITGFNVDLGTSFITIDLLSSLRISTYKNGVLQESTTSSTLLSVPAFGGSKNRIFLHFKTTREFDEVRLYQTNVLSIFSAMNVYYAFAFDPAKVPVDNNGICDDIIAGSGVDGNISGSSSFLAPLSYVQNRERIGDGDKNSYGSIVLPAGLLGSYSVGVLDKNQVYPAGNKAGFVISPDDEGKLLSAEFLKNITVETYLFGKLQDSRTLSDGGGLINIKVLGFGSGKQKVSVTTTKPFNEVRLKITQTLGVNLGALKVYYAFEEPASCECDDKIQTSGSAIPGNLTTGANWTSGPGFFGLILAKMINPGNIVDTNTSNYATATIPAASFLSIFSAYATVNTNSLLPANTYAGFTLEKAANLIGVSVLENITVTLYNNNTQTDSFTSTGSLISGNFFTTNSNKFYVGGKATKPFNRMKITFYSGTGVRFPQNYNIYNAFASRDDDNDGVPNCFDQCPNGNDSIDLNGNGIPDCAEGCTAVNDKSPTIDSDGDGIVDACDNDSDGDGIPDTAEEDTNQNGIYEDDDVDGDPAVVTILGDGVANYLDLDSDNDGILDLFESGIPSSVISQIDADRNGVIDKNVPVGTNGIADILETSPDSGVMKYPIKDTDGDGVPDFLDLTSNGVEYDLHKIGKGNLDTLGFGFISTISDSDKDGIQAVVDTDLVNRGAPNSPLSPYATLLKNGLISAAKGITASEVASVADDIKVYPNPVKSGDNLNVKSQESGTYSLFSAQGQMIRTDKFSGNAQINTASLPAGIYIVKIETKSTVKSYKIIVK, encoded by the coding sequence ATGACTAAAAAATTATTTCGGAAACTGACGGAAGTTGTCCTGGTACTTTTTTCGGCAGTTGTAATGGCACAGGGCTATACACCCATCAGAGGTATGGGGGTGGAAGCAAAGCCTGTCAACAATTCAGGAATCTGCCTGGCGTGCTATAACGGGAGCTTGAATCCTGTAATAGATGCAGACCTGAATAACAAGGTAAGCATGGGGAACTTTGCTTCCTTAGTGAGCGGAAACGGGATATCCGTAAAAAACACGAATACTACTTATCCTGCGGGATATATTACCGGATTCAATGTAGATCTTGGAACCAGCTTTATTACAATTGATCTTTTAAGCTCTTTGAGAATCAGTACCTATAAAAATGGTGTTCTCCAGGAATCTACAACCAGCTCAACACTTCTGTCAGTGCCGGCTTTCGGGGGAAGCAAAAACAGAATCTTCCTTCACTTTAAGACGACAAGAGAGTTTGACGAGGTGAGATTATACCAGACCAATGTATTGTCTATATTCAGTGCAATGAATGTATACTATGCATTTGCATTTGATCCTGCTAAAGTACCGGTTGATAACAATGGGATCTGTGATGATATTATCGCAGGAAGCGGTGTAGATGGCAATATCTCAGGAAGCAGCAGTTTCCTTGCTCCGCTTTCTTATGTTCAGAACAGAGAAAGAATCGGGGATGGAGATAAAAACTCTTACGGATCTATTGTGCTTCCTGCAGGACTTTTAGGATCTTACTCAGTTGGAGTTTTAGATAAGAACCAGGTGTATCCGGCAGGAAACAAAGCAGGTTTTGTGATTTCTCCTGATGATGAAGGAAAGCTTTTAAGTGCGGAATTCCTTAAGAATATTACTGTTGAAACGTATTTATTCGGGAAACTGCAGGATTCCAGAACATTATCAGATGGAGGTGGTCTGATCAATATTAAAGTTTTAGGATTTGGATCCGGAAAACAGAAAGTATCAGTTACCACTACAAAACCTTTTAATGAGGTTCGTTTAAAAATTACCCAGACTTTAGGGGTGAACTTAGGCGCTTTAAAAGTGTATTATGCATTTGAAGAGCCTGCATCTTGCGAATGTGATGATAAAATTCAGACCAGCGGTTCCGCTATTCCGGGTAACCTGACAACAGGAGCTAACTGGACTTCAGGGCCTGGCTTTTTTGGTCTTATCCTGGCTAAAATGATAAATCCGGGAAATATCGTAGATACCAATACTTCTAACTATGCTACTGCAACTATTCCTGCAGCGTCATTCTTAAGTATTTTCTCTGCATATGCTACAGTAAACACCAATTCTTTGCTTCCTGCCAATACTTATGCGGGATTCACATTGGAAAAAGCAGCCAACCTGATCGGGGTAAGCGTTCTGGAAAATATTACGGTAACCCTTTACAATAATAATACACAAACCGACAGCTTTACAAGTACAGGAAGCTTGATCAGTGGAAACTTCTTCACAACGAATTCCAATAAATTCTATGTAGGAGGAAAAGCTACCAAGCCTTTCAACCGTATGAAAATTACTTTCTATAGTGGTACAGGAGTGCGTTTTCCTCAGAACTACAATATCTATAATGCATTTGCCAGTAGAGATGATGATAATGACGGGGTTCCTAACTGCTTTGACCAGTGCCCGAACGGAAATGACAGTATAGACCTGAACGGAAATGGTATTCCTGATTGTGCGGAAGGGTGTACAGCAGTAAATGATAAGTCTCCTACCATTGATTCTGATGGAGATGGTATTGTTGATGCTTGTGATAATGATTCTGATGGAGACGGTATTCCGGATACTGCAGAAGAAGATACCAACCAAAATGGAATTTATGAAGATGATGATGTAGACGGTGATCCTGCGGTGGTTACTATCCTTGGTGATGGTGTAGCCAATTACTTAGACCTTGATTCCGATAATGACGGTATTTTAGATCTGTTCGAATCTGGTATTCCAAGCTCTGTGATCAGCCAGATAGACGCAGACCGTAACGGGGTGATTGATAAAAATGTGCCTGTGGGTACAAACGGTATCGCTGATATCCTGGAAACTTCTCCTGATTCAGGGGTTATGAAGTATCCTATCAAAGATACAGACGGTGACGGAGTTCCTGACTTCCTGGATCTGACTTCCAACGGAGTAGAATATGATTTACATAAAATCGGTAAAGGTAACCTCGATACTTTAGGATTTGGATTCATCTCAACAATCAGCGATTCTGATAAAGATGGTATTCAGGCAGTGGTAGATACTGATCTTGTGAACAGAGGGGCACCAAATTCTCCGCTTTCACCTTATGCTACCCTGTTGAAAAACGGACTGATAAGTGCAGCAAAAGGTATTACTGCTTCAGAGGTTGCTTCAGTAGCTGATGATATTAAAGTATATCCTAACCCGGTAAAATCAGGTGACAACCTTAATGTGAAGTCTCAGGAGAGCGGAACATATTCATTGTTCTCTGCTCAGGGACAGATGATCAGAACAGATAAATTCTCGGGTAATGCTCAGATCAATACGGCATCTTTACCGGCGGGTATTTATATTGTGAAGATAGAAACGAAATCAACAGTGAAATCTTACAAGATCATTGTAAAATAA